One part of the Fusobacterium sp. FSA-380-WT-3A genome encodes these proteins:
- the infA gene encoding translation initiation factor IF-1, whose amino-acid sequence MSKKDVIELEGTILEALPNAMFQIKLENGHTILGHISGKMRMNYIKILPGDKVTVQISPYDLSRGRIVYRKK is encoded by the coding sequence ATGTCAAAAAAGGATGTTATCGAATTAGAAGGAACTATTTTAGAAGCCCTTCCAAATGCGATGTTTCAAATTAAATTAGAGAATGGGCATACTATTCTAGGTCATATTTCAGGAAAAATGAGAATGAACTATATAAAAATATTACCTGGAGATAAGGTAACAGTTCAAATTTCTCCATATGATTTATCTAGAGGAAGAATAGTTTATAGAAAAAAATAG
- the rpmJ gene encoding 50S ribosomal protein L36: MKVRTSIKPICDKCKVIRRHGKIRVICENPKHKQVQG, from the coding sequence ATGAAAGTAAGAACATCAATTAAACCTATTTGTGACAAATGTAAAGTAATCAGAAGACACGGTAAAATAAGAGTTATTTGTGAAAATCCAAAACATAAACAAGTTCAAGGATAA